Sequence from the Temnothorax longispinosus isolate EJ_2023e chromosome 6, Tlon_JGU_v1, whole genome shotgun sequence genome:
gtttaatttttaagtcatTACATTAAGTAATAAACttattactttatactttatacttaTACTTTATAGTAAACTCATTACATTAAGTAATTACATTAAGTAATTACAGAGCAAAATAAGTCAGAAAAAGTATGTTACATTAAGTAATATACTATTGGTTTAACTTATTCTGTCTTATCTTGTCAAgtttattacagaaaatttattattgtgctGGTATGTCGAATGTCAAACTATGTAACATTTCTTTACTAAACCTCGCTTATCTTCATAATACAAACGCATGGGCTTCTAAAAGCGGTTACTTGGACAAATATGTTTAATTCCTGGTAAGATTATCTAAGTTCATATGAAGATGCATCCATTACAGTCTACGCAAGCAGTTATCTAAGTTGATATGAGGACGCATTCATTAAAGTCTAAGCGAGCATATATTCGCGGGcagcaatattaaatttatgcatgtatgtatgtaattttgcgtataattttgcaaaggGTAAATAATTCAACAAAGGGGAACTCTTCCCCTTTCACGTTGATGCGGCTTATTATGTCACACGATTCTCTCTATCTCCCCCTCAAGTTCCGATATACTCGTGATGCTGTTTGGAATGCTGATAACTATGACACACTGCGCTGCTCTAAAGTTCCTATCACACTTGATATTATTTCACAATCATTCTTTCTAGTGTGTTTCAAAATTAGTACGATAAGGCAAGttacaaaaagaataaaaaaattctttataatcggtatattttataatacgacatatatctaataataatgtggttaattataattcttcaTGAAATGTCTGTCTACAATTGAAGAAAGCTGTTTATTTGTCTCGTGTTGCAGCATACTATTTGGCAACACCCACTACCGCGTGTAACTATTTCAAGTTCCATATACACTCGTTCCTTCGAATTTACCGGACACCGTTTATGTAGATATGCtgataaaaatagtaaacTCGATGGAGTTAGTTGCATGTAGTTAGTGACTGCATAACGGAGCTATTCTTTTGCTAAATATCGGTACATATACGTTAATGTTGTGTTAcctaaaaatatcacaatatcgTATctcttatcaaaattttaaacttttgacATTCGTAGAATTTCTAAGaagataaatttcttaaattgcGCATCTTAAAATTCTATGTGAATTGCCCACAACGATTAACTCGTAATTCACATTATACCTTCTTTAAAGTAGTggattgtgtgtgtgtgataagtcgttttaaaacttttatacataGTATCAAATCATTTATTCAACAATAACATGGTTTCTTGAAACTTGGAGAATTTAAACAAACTGCAAACCCAgagaaatctattttaatcCGGCCTCAGTATCGAAAGTTTAAAACAATGCAAACAACAACGCACTTTGACTTTGCGAATTATCGTTCGCAAAATCGTATTAAAACAACGTACGTAAGACCACTGCAGCGATTCTAATCTCGTGGAAGTAATCCACGAGAATGAAACAGTGTGGCAGAGTGCCGTATAGTATACGATTCGACAAAAGTGGAGAAACGGAGACCGATAGACAGCGGAATCTCGAAGGAAGAAACGAGAAGCGAGCGACAGGGCGTTCCGACCAGAAATAGAAAAGCGGCACGGGGAGAGTCGTCGAGTATCAGCCAAGGTGGTGTTCCATGTGAGTCTCTTCGTGCCGGATCGGAAACTCGTAGTAGTTCACGCGTCGAAACATGCCGCGCGGCATCCCAATGAGATCCTCTCTGAGGAGCCGAGACTCGTCCTCGACGTCGACCGGGATCGATCCTCGGGAGCGCATCAAGGACTGCTGCCGAAAGCTGGTGGAGTTTATGTGTACCCAGGTCGGCGTGGGTGGCCTGGTGGTGGGCTATGCCATTGTGGGTGCCTTCGGCTTCATAAGCATCGAAGGCCAGGTCGATCCGACGGCGTCGGTGTGCGTGCGGGAATACATCCGTCAGGAATACGCCGACGAGCTGTGGTTCGGCACCGCCAGCAATCAGTCGGTAAACATATTCAACCGGACCACCTTCTACATGGTGTCGAATAGTATTCTGAAACAGTATCAGGAAAATATTACCAAACGACAGAAAGACAAGTGCAACGGCCTAACGCCCGTCGATCAATGGTCGTTCCCCGCGGCGTTGATGTTCTGCCTCTCGGTGTTCACTATGATCGGTTACGGCAGCCTGGTGCCGAAGACCCAGGTGGGTAAAGGTGCCACTGTGATCTACGCCGTGCTGGGCATTCCGCTGTACGTGCTCTATTTCTTGAACATGGGTAAGGTGCTCGCGCAGACTTTTAAGTGGCTGTACACGCGATTGTACGAGTGCACCGGTCAACGGAAACCTGGACAGAGGATCATCGTGCCCTCGACCGCTTGTCTCTGGGTGATATTCGGCTACATATTGGCCGGCTCGATCATGTTCGCCGAATGGGAACAGTGGGACTACCTGGACAGTACCTACTTCTGCGTCACTTCGCTCTGCAAAATCGGCATGGGCGACCTAGTTCCAGGCTGGAGCCAAAGTACGCAGGACAGCCAGACAAAGCTCATCATCAACTTCGTGTATTTGCTGCTAGGCATGGGCCTGATAGCCATGTGCTACAATCTGATGAGGGAGGAAGTGTACGTGAAGGCACGGGAACTCAAGGAACAGCTGAACCAAGCGATGGATGCggtcaattataaattaatgacgTGTTGCAAATCGGAACCTACGGATTGAGAGATCAAAAGACAATCGCAGGATGCATTACGAAAGTTATAATCTATCGTAAAAGGGTGAAAAAGCGGTAATAAggtgataattaataaaaacttttaaaacttAATCGAAGAAGAGATTTCTTTCTCTGTAATCAgcaaaaagttatataaatacagaGAACAAACAAGAAGAAAGTGGAAACGTTTTGTATCTTTGCATAAATGTAAACGTTATCACAAGTGCGGACTAATCGTTAAGAACATTCGCCAGCGATTGTAAACGGTTTGTGGTATATAGCGCGTTGTTTCATGCTGTGTGTCCAATATTATtatgacatatataataatgtctatattttaattttgatatgttAAAGAGAGGTAAGAGATTCTCGTCTAAGAAATAAGTTGTCCCATTTTCGATAcgtaattgttaaataattactgGAAGTTatagaaacaaaattatgGAATAAATGTTACGATTGCTGTCTGCATTGTACAActaatcgtaaaatttataatttttattacgttattacattaattgttaattattgctATGATGAtgaaattattagtatttctATGTTTTATAGACTTAAGTATAGATAGATTAAACTCTAGCTCCATATGAAGCGTCTAATCGACAGTGCGTTAGAGCAGTTTACTTGTGAAATACGAATCGTGATTTATATCAACagtcaataatatttttaataccaTCATAAAATCGCGTCGTCGATATCACCTATACTCGTGAATAGTATGTTTGGGATGACGGTGTGGAAGTTTACATATATTGATCACTAGAGATATCGGTGGTAGAGGTATCACTCCGTGGATTTTTACGACAGATTATTTGCGTTCCCTGATATTGGAAACGTGACGTTGAAATATAAACCTTTTATATTCGGTATCGCAGAATTATCAACGGTTTtctgcaaataataatataagaactGTAAGACATTAAAATAGCTAGTCAGATACATTAAAACGGAAAAAcggaatatattaataatttttaaaattgtatttaatgatCGTAATTCACacgatatctttatttaaatattaatcaatattgattatatcTGATTCTAAATCactattaattgtattttttatttaaaacgtataaaaattagGTGTAAATGAGCTATATTATAAGCtatatttataagaagaaTTTACACGAAGTTATAATTGTTTCACTCatgaaaatatgttatattctgacaacaaattaatacgattatATGGTTTTTGtttacgtttaatttattgtgaATTTTGAAGACaacagaaatttataaagCTATCGAAGTGTCCGTCATGAACATACACAtgactatatatacatacacatgagaatatatttatctgaCAGCACATGTCAACCACGAAATAACTGTGCTACCGATTATTATCAAGAGTATAGTCACTCTGCTAATTTATCGATCACGATAATGTCCAGCACAGTAAATTAATGAGGCTGCAATGACCTCGCCGAGAGAAATGATGCACAAATGtagataatttattacgcGCATTATTATACATTCCACAAAATGATTTGTACATGATTgccgaaaaataaaaatttattgctatcaataaaagaatttacgttattttgatgtgtgattttatttttataaccatACGctgctttaataaaattatagcgaaagaaactatattttttctacttccatatgtatatcttaaaaaaagatatttttgaagtTTAGACaagaactaaaaataaaatataaacttattattaacaaatctttaattttattgactttaatgcaaaattaaaattagaaatgtttaatattccTATTTAATATACTATTCAGCATATGTGCTTAGATCGTATATATCTGTGTAtgctttgaaataataatctagTGCGATCACAGAAATAACCTAACCCGAAACTGTCATGATTCTGGTGAGTCACTTTGGTTTCACTGCAAATGGTTAACGGAACTATCTGCATATTCCCAGTTCACATAATTTCACGATGTACCAAAACTCgtgttttgaataaaaataggaaTCTTACGGCAATGTTAGATCTTGGATTTTGTATGTAATTTATggtattgtaaattaaatttctcctTGTgctattgataaaatattctcataaatttatcatagtgaatgattattatttatctcataaatttattgtgataaataattatcgatctcataaatttattatggaTGGATGAATATTATAGGTGGATGAATGAGTATCAGTCTTATAAAtcggataaaaatttatcgtaaAACTCTGTAATGTTATCGCGCCGGTATAATTGTACAGTAGCTGATAACAGTCAACTATGTTTCTTCTGGTAAGTGTAACTTGTTGAAATAGAAGCGTACACATCGCGGAGTTCTCTACTTTATCCGCCTTCAATAAGATCGCGTAACGTAATGacataaatgcatttattgaGCACAGATAAAAAATGCTTTAACTTTAGGCCtcaatttagatttttttatgttattaaaaaaatagatatattattaaaagagagagatatatgcTTTTCTGAAagctaaagttaataaaaaatatatagtttatactGTTTA
This genomic interval carries:
- the LOC139815105 gene encoding TWiK family of potassium channels protein 18 — its product is MPRGIPMRSSLRSRDSSSTSTGIDPRERIKDCCRKLVEFMCTQVGVGGLVVGYAIVGAFGFISIEGQVDPTASVCVREYIRQEYADELWFGTASNQSVNIFNRTTFYMVSNSILKQYQENITKRQKDKCNGLTPVDQWSFPAALMFCLSVFTMIGYGSLVPKTQVGKGATVIYAVLGIPLYVLYFLNMGKVLAQTFKWLYTRLYECTGQRKPGQRIIVPSTACLWVIFGYILAGSIMFAEWEQWDYLDSTYFCVTSLCKIGMGDLVPGWSQSTQDSQTKLIINFVYLLLGMGLIAMCYNLMREEVYVKARELKEQLNQAMDAVNYKLMTCCKSEPTD